The Anolis carolinensis isolate JA03-04 chromosome 1, rAnoCar3.1.pri, whole genome shotgun sequence genome window below encodes:
- the spaca1 gene encoding sperm acrosome membrane-associated protein 1: MGRLGAGGVGWRAPRPMALLLLLLLFLVRLLAAEQLPEHDMNDTFAFEEPPDVDEEDLTEPIVEMIESSGDNLTKPKEVEFGECTVTCGIGIREVLLINGCPGGETKCIVRMEECRGPADCGWGKPISESLTSVKIPCIFVPPENRFQYTWKMLIPEQQSLILPNDSAILEVHRDTHPVALECDTTEEGELIASVKYTIYTTAELETRRSKNGGADTVTAFFLISGLFICVGVILTAVLLFVNRHAIKQFWKTKIRKGSDEPSSGSMITSSVQLPTAQPSQMSQAENQPQELASYPEWNVPPGGEGEGGMGGGGGGGGGEGDKGIY, encoded by the exons ATGGGGCGGCTCGGGGCCGGAGGCGTGGGCTGGCGGGCGCCGCGGCCGATGGctctcctgctgctgcttctgcttttCCTGGTGCGCCTCTTGGCGGCTGAGCAGCTTCCAGAGCACGACATGAACGACACCTTTGCCTTCGAGGAGCCCCCAGATGTGGACGAGGAAGACTTGACCGAGCCCATCGTAGAAATGATCGAATCCTCCG GTGATAACTTGACGAAACCCAAAGAAGTAGAATTCGGAGAATGCACGGTTACATGTG GGATTGGCATCCGAGAAGTTTTATTAATAAATGGATGCCCTGGAGGTGAAACAAAGTGCATTGTCCGAATGGAAGAGTGTAGAGGACCAGCAGATTGTGGAT GGGGAAAACCAATTTCTGAAAGTCTTACTAGTGTGAAGATACCTTGTATCTTTGTACCTCCAGAAAACCGATTTCAGTATACTTGGAAAATGCTGATTCCAGAGCAG CAATCACTCATTCTTCCTAATGATTCTGCTATTCTGGAGGTGCACAGGGACACTCACCCAGTTGCACTAGAGTGTGATACCACCGAAGAAGGGGAATTGATTGCAtctgtaaaatacacaatatatacAACAGCTG AACTGGAGACAAGACGATCCAAAAATGGGGGCGCAGATACAGTAACAGCATTTTTCCTCATCAGTGGCCTTTTTATTTGTGTTGGGGTAATCTTAACAGCAGTCCTCTTATTTGTTAACAG ACATGCTATCAAACAattttggaaaacaaaaataaGGAAAGGCAGCGATGAGCCAAGCTCAGGTTCAATGATTACCTCCTCAGTGCAGCTTCCTACCGCACAGCCATCTCAGATGTCACAAGCAGAAAACCAACCACAAGAACTGGCCTCTTACCCGGAGTGGAATGTACcaccaggaggagaaggagaaggaggaatgggAGGGggcggagggggagggggaggagaaggagataaGGGGATTTATTAG